A single region of the Musa acuminata AAA Group cultivar baxijiao chromosome BXJ1-11, Cavendish_Baxijiao_AAA, whole genome shotgun sequence genome encodes:
- the LOC103972274 gene encoding probable protein phosphatase 2C 68, which yields MAEICCGVETAALKSCEPGSRAARRRRMEIRRLSFVAGVEAPAVEDEPSEKRQRMDGGSSSGSAEKSGTTPGGSPSLEPPIMASAELGTSGRRPRFGMAAVRGRRRDMEDAVSIRPDFVRRDDGVSARHHFFGVFDGHGCSHVASLCSDRMHEVVAEEVETLASGAATSPQAWRVAMERSFARVDAEAVNGSGERPSQDCRCELQPPRCDHVGSTAVVAVVSPTRIVVANCGDSRAVLCRNGAPIPLSSDHKPDREDELQRIEAAGGRVIYWDGARVLGVLAMSRAIGDSYLKPYVISEPEVTVLDREEGDECLILASDGLWDVVTNETACDIARMCLQGGGDEEEEVAGGDASCSDAAVLLTKLAFARHSADNISVVVVDLREKWKRAPTTPTRKNS from the exons ATGGCGGAGATCTGTTGTGGCGTGGAGACGGCGGCTTTGAAGTCCTGCGAGCCGGGATCACGCGCGGCGAGGCGGCGCCGGATGGAGATCCGGCGGCTCAGCTTCGTCGCCGGGGTGGAGGCACCAGCGGTGGAGGACGAACCCAGTGAAAAGCGGCAGAGGATGGATGGCGGCAGCTCCTCCGGGAGCGCGGAAAAGTCTGGAACGACACCGGGTGGGAGCCCGAGTCTGGAGCCTCCCATTATGGCGTCCGCGGAATTGGGGACGTCCGGTCGGCGCCCGAGGTTTGGGATGGCTGCGGTCCGCGGGCGGAGGAGGGACATGGAGGACGCCGTCTCCATCCGTCCCGACTTTGTTCGGCGAGACGATGGGGTTTCGGCGAGGCACCATTTCTTCGGCGTCTTTGATGGTCATGGTTGCTCTCAC GTGGCGTCGCTGTGTAGCGATCGGATGCACGAGGTGGTGGCGGAGGAAGTAGAGACGCTTGCGTCGGGTGCCGCTACATCGCCGCAGGCATGGAGGGTGGCGATGGAGAGGAGCTTCGCTCGGGTGGACGCGGAGGCGGTGAACGGGAGCGGTGAGCGCCCGAGCCAGGACTGCCGATGCGAGCTCCAGCCGCCGAGGTGTGACCACGTGGGCTCCACCGCCGTGGTCGCCGTCGTCAGCCCCACCCGGATCGTCGTCGCCAACTGCGGCGACTCCCGCGCCGTCCTCTGCCGCAACGGCGCCCCCATCCCCCTCTCTTCCGACCACAAG CCGGACCGAGAGGACGAGCTGCAGCGGATCGAAGCCGCTGGGGGTCGAGTGATCTATTGGGACGGGGCGAGGGTTCTTGGCGTGCTCGCCATGTCTCGAGCCATAG GGGACAGTTATTTGAAGCCGTACGTGATATCGGAGCCGGAGGTGACGGTGTTGGATAGGGAGGAGGGCGACGAGTGCCTGATCCTGGCGAGCGACGGGCTGTGGGACGTGGTGACCAACGAGACGGCCTGCGACATCGCAAGGATGTGCCTGCAGGGCGGCGGCGACGAAGAAGAGGAAGTCGCTGGCGGCGATGCATCATGCTCAGACGCGGCCGTACTGCTGACAAAGCTGGCCTTTGCGAGGCACAGCGCAGATAACATCAGCGTGGTCGTCGTCGACCTAAGAGAGAAATGGAAAAGGGCGCCGACGACGCCGACGAGGAAGAATTCGTAG